The Methanofastidiosum sp. nucleotide sequence TCCTCTACTTTTAGATTTTTATCGAGAGAGATCCTATCCATAATCTCCTTTTTCATGTTTTTTAGGCCAATCTTAAAGGTTTTTTCCTTGATGTATATTTTTTTGAGATTATCAATTGTATCGTAAGCTTTTATTTCCCCTTTGTCAATGATTGCTATTTTATCACATAATTGCTCTGCTTCATACATATAATGAGTACATAAAATAATTGTCTTGTCTTTCTTCAATGTTTTAATAAAATCTCTTATTCTTTTTGAGGTGAGTGGATCTAATCCCATCGTAGGCTCATCAAAAACAATTATCGTGGGGTCATGAATTAATGCTCTCGAAATTGCGAGTCTTTGTCTCATACCTTTAGAGAATGAAGATACAGTCCAATCCTTTCTATCCGATAGACCAACTAGTTTTAGTAACTCATCGATCCTCTGATTAATCTTTTCCCTTGGTACCCCATATAATAATCCAAAGTATTCCAAAAGCTCTCCTGCTTTGGGTCTTTCATACAGATTAGGCTCTTCAGGTAGATAACCTATTATCTTTTTTATATCTGTAGAATGCTTTTGGAGATCCTTCCCATCAATTAGTATCTGACCCTTTGATGGCTTTAAAATGCCGCAGAGAAGTCGGATTAAAGTAGTTTTTCCTGCACCATTTGGGCCAACTATCCCAATGGTGGTTCCGTTCTCTATTCTAATACTGGCACTATCCAAAGCCTTGTGATCTCCAAAGAATTTGGAAACATCAAGAAACTCTATCATTAAGAAAGAATAGGGAGCTGTTTCTATTTAAACGTCTTTGTTTTCAATTAAGGAATTCTCAATATTTTATTTATAGTTTATTTTTTAAATGATTACTTCTTAATTCAATAGAGGATTATGAAGGGATTAATTCAGGTATATACCGGTAATGGAAAGGGTAAGAGCACTGCAGCGTTTGGACTGGCCTTAAGAGCTTCTGGTCGAGGACTAAAGTCTATGATCATACAATTCATGAAACAAGGCAATATATATGGGGAGCATTTTGCCATAGAAAAAATAGAGAATATTGAAATAATATCCTTTGGGAAACCAAAATTTGTAAACTTTAAAAATCCAAATAAAGAGGATATCGATCTTGCAACTGAAGCTTTTGAGTTTTCTAAAAAAATAATTAATAGCGGAAAATACGATATTGTTGTCCTTGATGAGATAAACATTGCCTTACATTTTAAATTATTAAATTTGGACATAGCAATTGATTTGCTCAAAAATAAACCTGAAAATGTTGAAGTCGTACTTACTGGAAGATCGGCCCCTAAAGAGATAATTGAACTTGCCGACTTAGTTTCAGAGATAGTTGAAATAAAGCATCCATACACGAAAGGCATTAGTGCAAGAGAAGGCATTGAGTATTAGTGGCTTAGAAAAATATAGGATTAGTTATTGGGCAATCAAAACCTTTTAAATTCAAAGCCTTTATTAATTTCATGGATTTGTTCATTGTTCTTAAGATAGTCATAGGTGGTGCTGTCCTTTTTCACGCTTCTTATCTTGACATTAAAAAGAGAGAAATTGAAGAGTGGCACTGGGTTGCCCTCGCAATAATAGGATTTGTCCATGCGATTTATGTGTCCTTATCCTTCCAATCATTTATGCCTTTATTATTCACAGCAGGCGTATTTTTACTAATGTTTGGCATAGCTTTGCTTTTATTTTACTTGGGATTATTTGGGGGAGGAGATGGAAAAATACTAATGGGCCTTGGTGCACTTCTACCGTCTCTTCCTGGAAAAGAATATGCTTTTGGACTTTTTCCGATATCAGTATTTGATAATGCCCTAATATTAAGCATTTTCCTCCCTATTGTGATTTTAAGCTATAATCTATCTAGGAAGGATTCCCCAA carries:
- the cobO gene encoding cob(I)yrinic acid a,c-diamide adenosyltransferase; its protein translation is MKGLIQVYTGNGKGKSTAAFGLALRASGRGLKSMIIQFMKQGNIYGEHFAIEKIENIEIISFGKPKFVNFKNPNKEDIDLATEAFEFSKKIINSGKYDIVVLDEINIALHFKLLNLDIAIDLLKNKPENVEVVLTGRSAPKEIIELADLVSEIVEIKHPYTKGISAREGIEY
- a CDS encoding ABC transporter ATP-binding protein, which gives rise to MIEFLDVSKFFGDHKALDSASIRIENGTTIGIVGPNGAGKTTLIRLLCGILKPSKGQILIDGKDLQKHSTDIKKIIGYLPEEPNLYERPKAGELLEYFGLLYGVPREKINQRIDELLKLVGLSDRKDWTVSSFSKGMRQRLAISRALIHDPTIIVFDEPTMGLDPLTSKRIRDFIKTLKKDKTIILCTHYMYEAEQLCDKIAIIDKGEIKAYDTIDNLKKIYIKEKTFKIGLKNMKKEIMDRISLDKNLKVEEKGENYLIIKAQDYEDLNYILREEVIYFEDLTPSLEEVFIELVGSKND
- a CDS encoding prepilin peptidase, which gives rise to MDLFIVLKIVIGGAVLFHASYLDIKKREIEEWHWVALAIIGFVHAIYVSLSFQSFMPLLFTAGVFLLMFGIALLLFYLGLFGGGDGKILMGLGALLPSLPGKEYAFGLFPISVFDNALILSIFLPIVILSYNLSRKDSPKGYDSGTVKKILAMMVGYRLNTERLSDKYYPLEEFKEGKRTIRLFIGDLDFDVKKYKEDLDEKGIGTLWVTPGLPFVVPITFGYFIAVFFGDVMLKIVMSFI